A genomic region of Alistipes megaguti contains the following coding sequences:
- a CDS encoding pseudouridine synthase — protein MKDSKNDSTPVLERFARDKRKRTVIATAERVERRPRLQRDAADSEQPSRSYRPEHRASYNPNFTAENRPRFEHPHHDDGERPHRPYGERPRFDANSRTEGDRPHRSYGENDNRFNRDDRPRRSFGERDNREDRFNREDRPQRSYSRGSKPAYGEQRSGKFSDRNDRNDRKGGKFAGKPSEGRYGDKRNDRNDRSSRGGERPAVSYPKFDPAKQTGEMRLNRFIAQSGICSRREADNFIQAGVVTVNGKVVTELGTKVLPTDEVRFNDEPVHGEKKVYLVLNKPKGYVTSLDDPHAGKTVMELVKGACTERIYPVGRLDKNSLGLLLFTNDGDLTKQLTHPSYQKKKIYQVTLDKPLTRADMDRIAEGITLEDGEIFADEISYVKENKQEIGIEIHSGRNRIVRRIFEFLGYTVTKLDRVYYAGLTKKNLKRGAWRFLTREEVERLKSGLYE, from the coding sequence ATGAAAGATTCGAAAAACGACTCGACCCCGGTACTCGAGCGCTTCGCACGCGACAAGCGCAAGCGCACCGTGATTGCTACGGCGGAGCGCGTCGAGCGTCGCCCGCGTTTGCAGCGTGACGCTGCCGATTCGGAGCAACCGTCCCGGTCGTACCGGCCCGAACACCGGGCCTCGTACAACCCCAACTTCACGGCCGAAAACCGGCCCCGTTTCGAACATCCCCACCACGACGACGGTGAGCGTCCGCACCGCCCGTACGGCGAGCGTCCCCGCTTCGACGCGAACTCCCGCACGGAGGGCGACCGCCCGCATCGTTCCTATGGCGAAAACGATAACCGCTTCAACCGCGACGACCGTCCGCGCCGTTCGTTCGGCGAGCGCGACAACCGCGAGGACCGCTTCAATCGCGAGGATCGTCCGCAGCGCTCCTACAGCCGCGGCTCCAAACCGGCCTACGGCGAGCAGCGCAGCGGCAAATTCTCCGACCGCAACGACCGCAACGACCGCAAGGGCGGCAAGTTCGCCGGCAAGCCGTCGGAGGGTCGCTATGGCGACAAGCGCAACGACCGTAACGACCGCAGCAGCCGTGGCGGCGAGCGCCCCGCAGTCTCCTATCCGAAGTTCGACCCCGCGAAGCAGACCGGTGAGATGCGTCTGAACCGCTTCATCGCCCAGTCGGGCATCTGTTCGCGCCGCGAGGCCGACAACTTCATCCAGGCCGGTGTGGTGACGGTCAACGGCAAGGTGGTGACCGAACTGGGCACGAAGGTGCTGCCGACGGACGAGGTGCGCTTCAACGACGAACCCGTACACGGCGAGAAGAAGGTCTATCTGGTGCTGAACAAGCCCAAGGGCTACGTCACGTCGCTCGACGACCCGCACGCCGGCAAAACCGTCATGGAGCTGGTCAAGGGGGCCTGCACCGAGCGGATCTATCCGGTGGGACGCCTCGACAAGAACAGCCTCGGGCTGCTGCTCTTCACCAACGACGGCGATCTGACCAAGCAGCTGACCCATCCGTCGTATCAGAAGAAGAAGATCTACCAGGTGACGCTCGACAAGCCGCTGACGCGTGCCGACATGGACCGCATCGCCGAGGGCATCACGCTCGAGGACGGTGAGATCTTCGCTGACGAGATCTCCTACGTCAAGGAGAACAAGCAGGAGATCGGCATCGAGATCCACTCGGGCCGCAACCGCATCGTGCGCCGCATCTTCGAGTTCCTGGGCTACACCGTCACGAAACTCGACCGCGTTTACTACGCCGGTCTGACGAAGAAGAACCTCAAGCGCGGGGCGTGGCGTTTCCTCACCCGCGAGGAGGTCGAGCGCCTCAAGTCCGGACTCTACGAATAG
- a CDS encoding MATE family efflux transporter, with protein sequence MNRDILRLALPNIVSNITVPLMGIVSTAIAGHWGEDSAATIGALAIGVSIFNFIYWNCSFVRMGTSGLTAQAYGAGNYAECTNMLARALAVAAVMGVLMLALQYPLGELALWAMNGGEMTRAYFYTRIWAVPAGILLFGFNGWFTGMQNALFPMVTAVTVNVIHLGCSLFFAFGLDLGIVGIAWASVVAQWCGVALSTLLLVARYRRLLTAVRWSEVVDLQPLRRFFRINRDIILRTLCIVAVYTFFTGASARMEDHTLLAVNALLLELFTLFSYMNDGFAYAAEALTGRFIGARDRQSLGQSMHRCLVWGTVIAALFVGIYLIWWRDLVGLFVDHSASNAAQIVELAGRYIVWIILIPVASALPFIMDGIMVGATETRIMRNSMFWATAAYFAIFYALRPWIGNNALWLAFTLYMLLRGVFQYIMTHRLRTILEKA encoded by the coding sequence ATGAACCGCGACATATTGCGTCTGGCGCTGCCGAACATCGTCTCGAACATCACCGTACCCCTGATGGGCATCGTCTCGACGGCCATCGCCGGACACTGGGGCGAGGACTCCGCCGCGACGATCGGCGCGCTGGCCATCGGCGTGTCGATCTTCAACTTCATCTACTGGAACTGCTCGTTCGTGCGCATGGGCACCAGCGGACTGACGGCCCAGGCCTACGGCGCCGGCAACTACGCCGAATGCACCAACATGCTGGCCCGGGCCCTGGCCGTGGCGGCCGTCATGGGGGTTTTGATGCTGGCGCTGCAGTACCCGCTGGGCGAACTGGCCCTGTGGGCCATGAACGGCGGCGAGATGACCCGCGCCTACTTCTACACGCGCATCTGGGCCGTGCCGGCCGGCATCCTGCTCTTCGGCTTCAACGGCTGGTTCACCGGCATGCAGAACGCCCTCTTCCCGATGGTGACGGCCGTCACGGTCAACGTGATCCACCTTGGGTGCAGCCTCTTCTTCGCCTTCGGTCTCGATCTGGGCATCGTCGGTATCGCCTGGGCCTCGGTAGTGGCGCAATGGTGCGGCGTGGCCCTTTCGACCCTACTGCTCGTGGCCCGTTACCGGCGGCTGCTGACCGCCGTACGCTGGTCGGAGGTCGTCGACCTGCAGCCGCTGCGTCGCTTCTTCCGCATCAACCGCGACATCATCCTGCGCACGCTCTGCATCGTGGCCGTCTATACCTTCTTCACCGGCGCCTCGGCCCGCATGGAGGACCACACGCTGCTGGCCGTCAACGCGCTGCTGCTGGAGCTCTTCACCCTCTTTTCGTATATGAACGACGGCTTTGCCTACGCCGCCGAGGCCCTCACCGGCCGCTTTATCGGCGCCCGCGACCGACAGTCGCTTGGCCAGAGCATGCACCGCTGTCTGGTGTGGGGAACGGTGATTGCCGCCCTGTTCGTGGGGATCTACCTCATCTGGTGGCGCGATCTGGTGGGGCTCTTCGTCGACCACTCGGCATCGAACGCGGCGCAGATCGTCGAGCTGGCAGGCCGCTACATCGTCTGGATCATCCTGATCCCCGTGGCCTCGGCCCTGCCCTTCATCATGGACGGCATCATGGTGGGCGCCACCGAGACGCGCATCATGCGCAACTCGATGTTCTGGGCCACGGCGGCCTACTTTGCCATCTTCTACGCCCTGCGGCCGTGGATCGGCAACAATGCTCTCTGGCTGGCCTTCACGCTCTACATGCTCCTGCGCGGGGTGTTCCAGTACATCATGACGCACCGCCTGCGCACGATCCTCGAAAAGGCCTGA
- a CDS encoding zinc-dependent metalloprotease, protein MKRGLTSILPVLLSLILAGSLTLAPQHARARGKKRAEKAKSEAPKPLTDYEKLFKEKRVTTARGFLTLHMFEGNKLYIELPDSLLGREMLLGTTIEESSDPGEGFAGQQPGVPLHVTFTREDSIICLRRVRSDLLVDGDSLMARAVRRSSIAPLLASFPVKCKAPDGSSVFEATSFFVSGDPTMRPHDPYGINSFGGFLATSVKYVAGSSLLSGVEAFADNVSVLSSLSFTLTTRFGGYLIQQDTPFTALARRSLMLLPRETMRPRLCDARIGTVPATFTQYSDREQQAREVYYACRWDLQPADPEAFAAGQLSEPVRPIVFYVDDTFPAGWYDAIRQGVLSWNAAFEKIGYRDVVQVRPYPKDDPSFDPNDIKFSCIKYACTMGENLSSSTRVDPRSGEILSATICIPHNVATRIRTDLFVQLGAADPEARHVKLSPALFARALAADVARHTGACLGLAVNYAGSQAIPTDSLRSPSFTQRYGISASIMDALPYNFVAQPGDKERGVVLMQERPGVYDEYVVDWLYRPVAGAATPEAEIPELDRRIALHRGDPMYLYTPTPVSVALDPRAMPYNLGDDPVRTSAYEFANYAYVMQHADEWIGTEDKDYTFRSLVQASVMNQLYYSFVSVSANLGGIYLNEKYENDPLPTYTAVPRERQRRALRYMLEQLEEMSWLDNHRLNEDVIEVVSLGEYCQDMLSEVIFKSLSTLDLSASKSEDPYTQREAMQELRDYILRDVAAGRESTEANLALQRRLLIDVIRKAGVLEPTRKRVAAFVDPEPVFGPTAATRVPSTDPAFAPLLDKARLIRESHLQRTLSGRSPEEIEGMRPLRSIAFRVQPSTDYNYFEMLHNMQQTYRQGLQSGASERMKKHYRYMLLAIERALKVE, encoded by the coding sequence ATGAAAAGAGGTTTGACAAGCATCCTTCCGGTCCTGTTGTCCCTGATCCTGGCCGGGAGCCTGACCCTCGCTCCGCAACATGCGCGAGCCCGGGGCAAGAAACGCGCGGAAAAGGCGAAGAGCGAAGCGCCGAAACCGCTCACCGACTACGAAAAACTCTTCAAGGAGAAACGGGTGACCACGGCCCGGGGGTTCCTGACGCTGCACATGTTCGAAGGGAACAAACTCTACATCGAGCTTCCCGACTCGCTGCTCGGGCGAGAAATGCTCCTGGGCACGACCATCGAGGAGAGTTCCGACCCCGGCGAGGGATTTGCCGGACAACAGCCCGGCGTGCCGCTGCACGTGACCTTCACGCGCGAGGATTCGATCATCTGCCTGCGCCGCGTACGGTCGGACCTGCTCGTCGACGGCGATTCGCTCATGGCGCGGGCCGTGCGGCGGAGCAGCATCGCCCCGCTGCTCGCCTCGTTCCCGGTGAAGTGCAAGGCCCCGGACGGTTCGTCGGTCTTCGAGGCCACGTCGTTCTTCGTGAGCGGCGACCCGACCATGCGTCCCCACGACCCCTACGGTATCAACAGTTTCGGGGGCTTCCTCGCCACGTCGGTGAAATACGTCGCGGGGAGTTCGCTGCTGAGCGGCGTGGAGGCCTTTGCCGACAACGTTTCGGTGCTCAGCAGCCTGTCGTTCACGCTGACGACCCGCTTCGGAGGCTACCTCATCCAGCAGGACACCCCCTTCACGGCCCTGGCACGGCGTTCGCTGATGCTGCTGCCCCGCGAGACGATGCGTCCGCGGCTCTGTGACGCCCGCATCGGGACGGTTCCCGCCACCTTCACCCAATACAGCGACCGGGAACAGCAGGCCCGGGAGGTCTACTACGCCTGCCGATGGGACCTCCAGCCGGCCGATCCGGAAGCCTTCGCGGCCGGACAATTGTCCGAACCCGTCCGCCCGATCGTCTTCTACGTCGACGACACCTTCCCTGCGGGGTGGTACGACGCCATCCGCCAGGGTGTGCTGAGCTGGAACGCCGCCTTCGAGAAGATCGGGTATCGGGATGTCGTGCAGGTGCGGCCCTACCCGAAAGATGACCCGTCGTTCGATCCCAACGACATCAAGTTCTCGTGCATCAAGTACGCCTGTACGATGGGTGAGAACCTGTCGAGCAGCACGCGCGTCGACCCGCGCAGCGGGGAGATCCTGAGCGCCACGATCTGCATTCCGCACAACGTCGCAACCCGGATCCGGACCGATCTCTTCGTGCAGTTGGGGGCCGCCGATCCCGAGGCGCGCCACGTGAAGCTCTCCCCCGCCCTCTTTGCCCGGGCGCTGGCGGCCGACGTGGCCCGCCACACGGGAGCCTGTCTGGGTCTGGCCGTGAACTACGCCGGATCGCAGGCCATACCGACCGATTCGCTGCGTTCGCCGTCGTTCACCCAACGTTACGGCATCTCGGCCTCGATCATGGATGCCCTGCCCTACAACTTCGTCGCACAACCCGGAGACAAGGAGCGCGGAGTGGTGCTGATGCAGGAACGACCGGGCGTTTATGACGAGTATGTCGTCGACTGGCTCTACCGTCCGGTAGCAGGGGCTGCAACCCCCGAGGCGGAGATCCCGGAGCTCGACCGGCGGATTGCCCTCCACCGCGGCGACCCGATGTACCTCTACACCCCGACCCCGGTCTCCGTAGCCCTCGATCCGCGGGCCATGCCCTACAACCTGGGCGACGACCCGGTGCGCACCTCCGCCTACGAATTTGCCAACTACGCCTACGTCATGCAGCACGCCGACGAGTGGATCGGCACGGAGGACAAGGATTATACGTTCCGTTCGCTCGTGCAGGCCAGCGTGATGAACCAGCTCTACTACTCGTTCGTAAGCGTCTCGGCCAATCTCGGGGGCATCTACCTCAACGAGAAGTACGAGAACGACCCGCTTCCGACCTACACCGCGGTGCCGCGCGAACGCCAGCGCCGGGCCCTGCGCTACATGCTCGAACAGCTGGAGGAGATGTCGTGGCTCGACAACCACCGGCTGAACGAGGATGTGATCGAGGTGGTATCGCTGGGCGAATACTGCCAGGACATGCTCAGCGAGGTGATCTTCAAGAGCCTCTCGACGCTGGACCTGAGCGCCTCGAAATCGGAGGATCCCTACACGCAGCGCGAAGCAATGCAGGAGTTGCGCGACTATATCCTGCGGGACGTCGCCGCGGGTCGGGAGTCCACCGAGGCGAACCTCGCCCTGCAGCGGCGCCTGCTGATCGACGTCATCCGGAAGGCCGGGGTACTGGAGCCGACCCGCAAACGGGTAGCGGCTTTCGTCGATCCGGAGCCGGTCTTCGGTCCGACCGCCGCAACACGCGTCCCGAGCACCGATCCGGCGTTCGCCCCGCTTCTCGACAAGGCCCGTCTCATCCGCGAATCGCACCTGCAACGTACGTTGTCGGGGCGCAGTCCGGAGGAGATCGAAGGGATGCGGCCGCTGCGGTCGATCGCCTTCCGGGTTCAGCCATCGACGGATTACAACTACTTCGAGATGCTGCACAACATGCAGCAAACCTACCGGCAGGGACTCCAGAGCGGCGCTTCGGAGCGCATGAAGAAGCACTATCGCTACATGCTGCTGGCCATCGAACGGGCCCTCAAGGTCGAATAG
- a CDS encoding PKD-like family lipoprotein produces the protein MKRYVKLLTTLLAGAFLATACYEDKGNYDYSTTGDDILVYRMDTMKNVRLTWSYDEEIVIEPGYRILHDRVSESDLAYEWSIDGEVVSEERILEIDPLRVGRHAGSFTVIDTGREIRYSTIFTLVITSSFAEGWFILSDDGGQSLLSYINLIDATTPGELVRDVYGDVNGEALGSDPRKIRLVSYDGQTPTYEWEVLQGSGSVSIDQATIMKVFDINTEFIGGAAPEGFVPVDGFQRDGGSILLSEDGKVYQRDFSFYNDYPVAHSGKYGTTPVYFDGGMEIALMNGFDHFTNKSYGHIPFAMLYDRQNNRLLSVYGFNVKGNIASEFGTFRTVRIPESSAVQPGDTDPESGLAFPDVAALGDYTVEAMGARVTYATVGVATNSTNILLLKGKTDGKYYLLSFDYKMNSETSVAIALNWFRAMPEVEGFGAESLFEVCVAGIETVFFTAGTNNNTLYAYDLVAGTATAVYTAPGQITALRPGVVDVPSTFAAFAKTVYKDRMLLGTESGQLVLLDISEEAVTAGSTPAIATFSGLGKVVDMDFYVAKNPYCYFGF, from the coding sequence ATGAAAAGATACGTCAAACTTCTGACAACACTCCTTGCAGGCGCCTTTCTGGCCACGGCCTGCTACGAGGACAAGGGCAATTACGACTACTCCACGACGGGCGACGACATCCTCGTCTACCGCATGGACACGATGAAGAATGTGCGTCTGACGTGGTCCTACGACGAGGAGATCGTCATCGAACCCGGCTACAGGATTCTCCACGATCGGGTTTCGGAGAGCGATCTGGCCTACGAGTGGAGCATCGACGGAGAGGTTGTCTCCGAGGAGCGGATCCTGGAGATCGATCCGCTGCGCGTCGGACGCCACGCGGGCTCGTTCACGGTGATCGACACCGGGCGCGAGATCCGTTACAGCACGATCTTCACGCTGGTCATCACCTCGTCGTTTGCCGAAGGGTGGTTCATCCTCTCGGACGACGGCGGGCAGTCGCTGCTGAGCTACATCAACCTGATCGACGCCACGACCCCCGGGGAGCTCGTGCGCGACGTCTACGGCGACGTGAACGGTGAAGCGCTGGGCTCCGACCCGCGCAAGATCCGGCTCGTATCCTACGACGGACAGACGCCGACCTATGAATGGGAGGTGCTCCAGGGCAGCGGCAGTGTCAGCATCGACCAGGCCACGATCATGAAGGTCTTCGACATCAATACGGAATTCATCGGCGGAGCGGCACCCGAAGGATTCGTACCGGTGGACGGGTTCCAGCGCGACGGCGGTTCGATCCTGCTTTCGGAGGACGGCAAGGTCTACCAGCGCGACTTCAGCTTCTACAACGACTATCCCGTAGCGCATTCGGGCAAGTACGGCACCACGCCGGTCTACTTCGACGGCGGCATGGAGATCGCGCTCATGAACGGATTCGACCACTTCACCAACAAATCCTACGGGCACATCCCCTTCGCCATGCTCTACGACCGGCAGAACAACCGCCTGCTGAGCGTCTACGGCTTCAACGTCAAAGGCAACATCGCCAGCGAGTTCGGGACGTTCCGCACCGTACGGATTCCCGAGTCGTCGGCCGTACAGCCCGGCGATACGGACCCCGAATCGGGACTCGCGTTCCCGGACGTGGCCGCCCTGGGCGACTACACGGTCGAGGCAATGGGAGCCCGCGTAACCTATGCCACGGTCGGAGTAGCGACGAACTCTACCAATATTCTACTGCTCAAAGGTAAAACAGACGGGAAATACTACCTGCTGTCGTTCGACTACAAGATGAACAGCGAGACCTCAGTGGCTATTGCGCTCAACTGGTTCCGGGCGATGCCCGAGGTCGAAGGCTTCGGCGCCGAGAGTCTCTTCGAGGTGTGCGTCGCCGGTATCGAAACGGTCTTCTTCACAGCCGGGACAAACAACAACACGCTCTATGCCTATGACCTGGTAGCAGGCACCGCCACGGCGGTCTACACGGCTCCGGGACAGATCACGGCCCTGCGTCCGGGAGTGGTTGACGTTCCGTCGACGTTCGCAGCTTTTGCCAAGACGGTCTACAAGGACCGGATGCTGCTCGGCACCGAGTCGGGGCAGCTCGTCCTGCTGGACATCTCGGAGGAGGCCGTCACGGCGGGCAGCACACCCGCAATCGCCACCTTCTCCGGACTGGGCAAGGTCGTGGACATGGATTTCTACGTAGCGAAAAATCCCTACTGCTATTTCGGATTCTAA
- a CDS encoding pectinesterase family protein, producing MKLLTLFAFCSLFAVRAFAEEPVYTVDCNGGGDFRTVQECLDALPSKPDGWRTVRILPGTYREKVTLDVYKNCVRIVGVGGAEEVRIVWNDFSGRVVDGYEMSTYDTWTLSLQADDVILEGLTVENDAGRVGQAVALETRGDRIHINRCRLVGDQDTFFTKGYVSRIWVTDSWIEGTTDFIFGPSIVLFDRCRIHGKADSFLTAASTTERNLYGYVFRDCRVTADTSVGRLYLGRPWKSTARTVWIRCELPAAICPEGWRDWHDSARKGDVYYAEYRCTGPGADRRGRVAWSCELTDEEAAFYTPERIFAKKTGSEQFRRDWNPLLEETWMKGD from the coding sequence ATGAAATTGCTGACTCTTTTTGCTTTTTGTTCTCTTTTCGCGGTCCGGGCCTTTGCCGAAGAGCCCGTTTATACGGTCGACTGCAATGGTGGGGGTGACTTCCGTACCGTGCAGGAGTGCCTCGACGCCCTGCCCTCGAAACCCGACGGCTGGCGCACCGTCCGCATCCTGCCCGGCACGTACCGCGAAAAGGTGACGTTGGACGTCTACAAGAATTGCGTGCGGATCGTCGGTGTGGGTGGTGCGGAGGAGGTGCGCATCGTCTGGAACGACTTTTCGGGGCGCGTGGTCGACGGCTACGAGATGTCGACCTACGACACGTGGACCCTTTCGCTGCAGGCCGACGACGTGATCCTCGAGGGGCTGACCGTCGAGAACGATGCCGGGCGCGTCGGGCAGGCCGTGGCCCTCGAGACCCGCGGCGACCGCATTCACATCAACCGCTGCCGCCTGGTGGGCGATCAGGACACCTTCTTCACCAAGGGGTACGTGTCGCGCATCTGGGTCACCGACTCGTGGATCGAAGGGACGACGGACTTCATCTTCGGCCCCTCGATCGTCCTCTTCGACCGCTGCCGGATCCACGGCAAGGCCGACAGCTTTCTGACTGCCGCCTCGACCACCGAGCGCAACCTCTACGGCTATGTCTTCCGCGATTGCCGGGTGACGGCCGACACCTCGGTAGGGCGTCTCTACCTGGGCCGCCCCTGGAAATCGACCGCCCGCACGGTGTGGATCCGCTGCGAACTGCCGGCGGCGATCTGTCCCGAAGGGTGGCGCGACTGGCACGACTCGGCCCGCAAGGGCGATGTCTACTACGCCGAGTACCGCTGTACGGGGCCGGGAGCCGACCGCCGGGGGCGTGTCGCGTGGTCGTGCGAACTCACGGACGAGGAGGCGGCGTTCTACACTCCGGAGCGGATTTTCGCCAAGAAGACCGGGTCGGAGCAGTTCCGCCGCGACTGGAATCCGTTGCTGGAGGAGACCTGGATGAAGGGAGACTGA
- a CDS encoding zinc-dependent metalloprotease: MLRKTLLLVLCCGLTAGVLGEATPASAASKKRKKKAQTEQTAAKPKPTEYEKLFKEKHDVADGMIRLHKVKGKLYFEFPLALLGRDMLLGSTVSEISDNGDAVIGSKPTEPLWVRFTKTGDKVQIRKMVRDNVTDTASPNIARSLEANGIGAILKSYDIAAWSPDSCAVVFNATDLFLSDNKALTPFDPYGENLRYGQVTRTSNYQSDRSFLGEIRAFADNIVVRSHLSYTYTLKAGSSVIASDVPFTAVMTRSLVLLPEEPYEPRFVDSRMSVFPTGKILFSEREQQARLLCYANRWRVEPSDVEAYRRGERVKPKKPIVFYIDPDFPESWRQPIFEAVRQWNEPFERIGFEGAVEAREYPKDDPEFDPDNIKYSCIRYAPIGISNAMGPSWVDPRSGEIVNASVYVFHDIVKLVNNWRFIQTAQADTTVRSVKLPKEVLDDALRYVVTHEVGHCLGFMHNMSASAVIPVDSLRSPTFTQQHGTTTSIMDYARFNYVAQPGDLERGVKMTPPRFGTYDYYAVKWLYTPVYDASSPEEVYKITSQWITDAAADPVLRYGKQQGVVLDPRSQSEDLGDDAVKASQYGIANLKYILSHLNEWVEGEDRDYSYRTDIYKGIISQYIRYIGHVFANVGGIYLNEKHVGDPVEAYRSVPKERQREALQFLLGQLDDLDWLDNEGLMQNIQLMGSPKTYMQVAIIRAVVMSAAKVENSAQLSDDPYSVEACMKDIYDYVWKPTLQGRDLTDEQMMIQREYLLTICKAAGLKYAGTGAVPAKSFAGEAGDEIGFDPYTIAIPACLREYHALSDNLCYGASCTAHHHAAADPGPVSGYNPPRILYVVKQSLEAENYANLLRVQRLLKSRVNRGSQQTRMHYALLLHNIEKTLK, from the coding sequence ATGTTGCGAAAAACCCTCTTATTGGTGTTGTGTTGCGGTCTGACGGCCGGGGTGCTCGGAGAAGCCACCCCGGCGTCGGCCGCTTCGAAGAAGAGAAAGAAAAAGGCCCAAACCGAACAGACGGCCGCAAAACCCAAACCCACGGAGTACGAAAAGCTCTTCAAGGAGAAGCACGATGTGGCCGACGGCATGATCCGGCTGCACAAGGTCAAGGGCAAACTCTATTTCGAGTTTCCGCTCGCGCTGCTCGGGCGGGACATGCTGCTGGGGTCGACCGTCAGTGAGATTTCGGACAACGGCGACGCCGTCATCGGCTCGAAACCCACCGAACCGCTGTGGGTCCGTTTCACGAAGACGGGCGACAAGGTGCAGATTCGCAAAATGGTACGCGACAACGTGACCGACACGGCGAGTCCGAACATCGCCCGTTCGCTCGAAGCCAACGGCATCGGTGCCATTCTCAAATCGTACGACATCGCGGCCTGGAGCCCCGACAGCTGCGCCGTGGTCTTCAATGCCACGGACCTCTTCCTGAGCGACAACAAGGCCCTCACGCCGTTCGATCCCTACGGCGAGAACCTCCGCTACGGACAGGTGACCCGCACGTCGAACTACCAGTCGGACCGGTCGTTCCTCGGGGAGATCCGGGCCTTTGCCGACAACATCGTGGTCCGCAGCCACCTGAGCTACACCTACACGCTCAAGGCCGGGAGCAGCGTGATTGCCAGTGACGTACCCTTCACGGCCGTGATGACGCGCTCGCTGGTGCTGCTGCCCGAGGAGCCCTACGAGCCGCGCTTCGTCGACAGCCGCATGTCGGTCTTCCCGACCGGGAAGATCCTCTTCAGCGAGCGCGAACAGCAGGCACGCCTGCTCTGCTATGCGAACCGCTGGCGGGTGGAGCCCTCGGACGTGGAGGCCTATCGCCGGGGCGAACGGGTCAAACCCAAGAAGCCCATCGTCTTCTACATCGATCCGGATTTCCCGGAGAGCTGGCGGCAGCCGATCTTCGAGGCCGTGCGGCAGTGGAACGAGCCCTTCGAGCGCATCGGATTCGAGGGGGCCGTCGAGGCGCGCGAATATCCGAAGGACGACCCGGAGTTCGACCCCGACAACATCAAGTATTCGTGCATCCGCTACGCTCCGATCGGCATATCGAACGCCATGGGGCCCTCGTGGGTCGATCCGCGGAGCGGTGAGATCGTCAACGCCTCGGTCTACGTCTTCCACGACATCGTCAAGCTGGTGAACAACTGGCGCTTCATCCAGACGGCGCAGGCCGACACCACGGTGCGGAGCGTGAAACTCCCCAAGGAGGTGCTCGACGACGCGCTGCGCTACGTCGTGACACACGAGGTCGGGCACTGCCTGGGCTTCATGCACAACATGAGCGCCTCGGCCGTTATTCCGGTGGACTCGCTGCGCTCGCCGACCTTCACGCAGCAGCACGGCACCACCACCTCGATCATGGACTACGCGCGCTTCAACTACGTGGCGCAGCCGGGCGACCTGGAGCGGGGCGTGAAGATGACTCCGCCGCGCTTCGGGACCTACGACTACTACGCCGTGAAGTGGCTCTACACGCCGGTTTACGACGCATCGTCGCCCGAGGAGGTCTACAAGATCACCTCGCAGTGGATCACCGACGCCGCGGCCGATCCGGTTCTTCGCTACGGCAAGCAGCAGGGGGTGGTTCTCGATCCGCGGTCGCAGAGCGAAGACCTGGGTGACGATGCCGTGAAGGCCTCGCAGTACGGAATCGCCAACCTGAAATACATCCTCTCACACCTGAACGAGTGGGTCGAGGGCGAGGACCGCGACTACTCCTACCGCACCGACATCTACAAGGGCATCATCAGCCAGTATATCCGCTACATCGGCCACGTTTTCGCCAACGTCGGCGGCATCTACCTCAACGAGAAGCATGTGGGCGATCCGGTGGAGGCCTACCGGAGCGTTCCGAAGGAGCGGCAGCGCGAGGCGCTTCAGTTCCTGCTCGGGCAGCTCGACGACCTCGACTGGCTGGACAACGAGGGGCTGATGCAGAACATTCAGCTGATGGGCTCGCCCAAGACCTACATGCAGGTGGCCATCATCCGGGCCGTGGTGATGAGCGCCGCGAAGGTCGAGAACTCCGCGCAGTTATCCGACGACCCCTACAGCGTCGAGGCCTGCATGAAGGATATCTACGACTACGTCTGGAAACCCACCCTCCAGGGCCGGGACCTCACCGACGAGCAGATGATGATCCAGCGCGAATACCTGCTGACGATCTGCAAGGCCGCCGGGCTGAAATATGCCGGCACGGGAGCCGTTCCGGCGAAGAGTTTCGCCGGGGAGGCCGGGGATGAGATCGGTTTCGACCCCTACACGATTGCCATTCCGGCGTGCCTGCGCGAGTACCACGCCCTGAGCGACAACCTCTGCTACGGAGCCTCGTGCACGGCGCACCACCATGCGGCGGCCGATCCCGGACCGGTTTCGGGCTATAACCCGCCGCGCATTCTCTACGTGGTGAAGCAGTCGCTCGAAGCCGAGAACTACGCCAACCTGCTGCGCGTGCAGCGGCTGCTGAAGAGCCGTGTGAACCGCGGTTCGCAACAGACCCGGATGCACTATGCGCTGCTGCTGCACAACATTGAAAAGACCCTGAAATGA